The Sedimentisphaera salicampi genome includes a region encoding these proteins:
- a CDS encoding DNA-binding transcriptional regulator, whose product MEISSMEIPKVILLVENSRAFGRNILRGIARYSATNGPWSFFRPEAFYLHPGKAAIPELEFIKKVGADGIIMRETPNTEKILSLGIPTILSSYLQKEYTGAVQVLNDNEKIGSMGAEHLINKGFKNFAFCGNRKFFWSNERREGFINRAEKAKLQSVFVKEKYKNTKRSNQHEIIRELNEWITTLPLPIGIMTCTDEYAQYIAEAAKISELRIPEDVAVLGVDNDDFICDLTYPTLSSIELSAEQAGFECAANLDILMKNPEYSKGEIIVNPLYIKERHSTNILAANIPEIVASLKFIENNIEERISVQDVADYVCISRRSLERLFANQLQRSVFEMIKEMRLARIIKYLSNTELSAGEISRIIGFSEEASLSKFFRKEKGISLRKFRKLINSNKF is encoded by the coding sequence ATGGAAATTAGTTCTATGGAAATTCCCAAGGTAATATTATTAGTAGAAAATTCGCGAGCTTTTGGAAGAAATATTCTGAGAGGGATAGCGAGATACTCGGCCACAAACGGCCCGTGGTCATTCTTTCGCCCCGAAGCGTTTTATCTGCATCCCGGTAAGGCAGCAATCCCTGAATTAGAGTTTATCAAGAAAGTCGGTGCGGACGGGATAATAATGAGAGAAACCCCAAACACTGAAAAAATATTATCGCTTGGAATCCCTACAATACTTTCATCCTACCTGCAAAAGGAATACACCGGAGCTGTTCAGGTGTTGAACGATAACGAAAAAATCGGGTCAATGGGAGCTGAGCATTTAATAAACAAAGGTTTCAAAAATTTTGCATTTTGCGGAAACAGAAAATTTTTCTGGTCTAACGAAAGGCGAGAAGGATTTATAAATAGGGCAGAAAAAGCAAAACTTCAAAGTGTATTCGTAAAAGAAAAATATAAAAACACAAAACGCAGCAATCAGCACGAGATTATAAGAGAGCTCAATGAATGGATAACAACCTTACCGCTTCCAATAGGGATTATGACTTGCACAGATGAGTATGCTCAATATATCGCTGAGGCAGCAAAGATCTCTGAGCTTCGAATTCCTGAAGATGTTGCTGTTTTGGGAGTTGATAATGATGATTTTATCTGCGATCTTACCTATCCAACATTATCCAGCATTGAACTAAGCGCCGAACAGGCCGGCTTTGAATGTGCTGCAAATCTGGATATTTTAATGAAAAATCCTGAATACAGCAAAGGCGAGATAATTGTAAATCCTCTTTACATAAAAGAACGCCACTCAACAAACATCTTAGCGGCCAATATCCCGGAAATAGTTGCTTCCCTGAAATTTATTGAAAATAATATTGAGGAAAGGATTTCTGTTCAGGATGTTGCCGATTATGTGTGCATTTCGAGAAGGTCTTTAGAAAGATTATTTGCCAATCAGCTTCAGAGGTCTGTTTTTGAAATGATAAAAGAAATGAGGCTTGCACGAATTATTAAGTATTTATCCAATACAGAATTGAGCGCAGGTGAAATCAGCAGAATTATAGGTTTTTCCGAAGAGGCATCTCTTTCAAAATTTTTCCGAAAAGAAAAAGGAATATCTTTGAGGAAATTCCGCAAACTTATCAATTCAAACAAATTCTAA
- a CDS encoding type II secretion system protein — protein MRRGLITKAGHKSGFTLIELLVVISIIALLMAILMPALGKAREQAQRVVCKSNIKQVGTAMNLYSMDNEDKFASMSWQSGDYWFQKISSYIGDDDDSEFKGDRVKVMLCPSAEEHYAPTDVPPSKLRNYFYPEMPGGTIKADENWNWRGNQGSYGLNNWLTSDYQEWEKQFGKERFYRKWSELEGRVPLVGDSIWVGAFPDGENYVPTEPETRRIQISGDFDQQMRRFSIDRHNMNINLAFSDLSVESVELEDLWSLQWNKLTKIRRDVEIEKR, from the coding sequence ATGAGAAGAGGCTTAATAACAAAAGCAGGCCATAAATCAGGTTTTACGCTAATAGAACTTTTGGTTGTGATATCAATTATAGCTCTGCTGATGGCAATCTTGATGCCCGCTTTGGGTAAGGCAAGAGAACAGGCGCAGAGAGTTGTATGCAAATCAAACATAAAGCAGGTTGGTACAGCAATGAACCTGTATTCAATGGACAATGAGGATAAATTTGCTTCTATGTCTTGGCAGTCAGGCGATTACTGGTTCCAGAAGATTTCCTCATATATAGGCGACGATGATGACAGCGAATTCAAAGGGGACAGAGTTAAAGTTATGCTTTGTCCGAGCGCTGAAGAACATTATGCACCTACAGATGTTCCACCCAGCAAGCTGAGGAATTACTTTTATCCTGAGATGCCGGGAGGTACAATAAAAGCCGATGAAAACTGGAACTGGAGAGGCAATCAAGGCTCTTACGGTTTGAATAACTGGCTCACCTCTGATTATCAGGAGTGGGAGAAGCAGTTCGGGAAGGAACGCTTCTATCGAAAATGGAGTGAGCTTGAGGGAAGAGTGCCGTTAGTAGGAGACAGTATCTGGGTAGGTGCTTTCCCGGACGGTGAGAATTATGTCCCTACAGAACCCGAAACCAGAAGGATACAGATTTCCGGCGATTTTGATCAGCAGATGAGGCGGTTCAGCATTGACAGGCATAATATGAATATTAACCTTGCTTTTTCTGATTTGTCTGTTGAAAGCGTAGAGCTTGAAGATTTATGGTCTTTGCAATGGAATAAGCTCACAAAAATTCGCAGAGATGTTGAAATAGAAAAACGCTGA
- a CDS encoding uroporphyrinogen decarboxylase family protein produces the protein MMTSRERLLKALKGEQTDRVPVTLFMLDQGHFLEQVYPEVDPFDYEQLQLKVIEIQKQLGVDVFVRMLFGINDPIGVHCGGLNVSEQTENWKVTKEKIQQGDTTVIRSKIETPEGDLTQDFSINRLRASTYMYGCTKFPIQNKLDLEIASKYEPPLMNEQKARMIKKRVSRIKQALGEDGILGSWTPHGPFNNSSLLTNHEQLYSLFIVDYEFYEKLMNFAMNRIVDYTRAIDNAGVDVHCVGGNVPGGFLGKKCYDEYVLPFEKKYIDFVQANGTPAMYHNCGEIMNLVESYKHLGAKIIEPFSPPPLGDADLKKAKEIVNGDYVMLAGVDQVNVLQKGSVEDVKRITEETIRIGKPGGKFILQSADFLEYGTPMENLEAYVQTALQFADY, from the coding sequence ATGATGACCTCACGGGAAAGATTGCTGAAAGCCCTTAAAGGGGAGCAGACAGACAGAGTTCCGGTTACTTTATTTATGTTAGACCAAGGGCACTTCCTCGAGCAGGTTTATCCCGAGGTTGACCCTTTTGATTATGAGCAGCTGCAGCTGAAAGTGATTGAAATACAAAAACAGCTTGGGGTAGATGTTTTTGTAAGAATGCTGTTCGGGATTAACGATCCAATAGGTGTTCACTGCGGAGGGCTGAATGTATCCGAGCAGACGGAGAACTGGAAGGTTACAAAGGAAAAGATTCAGCAGGGCGATACAACTGTAATACGCTCTAAAATTGAAACTCCGGAAGGCGATCTTACTCAGGACTTTTCTATAAACAGGCTTCGCGCGTCGACCTATATGTACGGCTGCACCAAATTCCCTATTCAGAATAAGCTGGATTTAGAGATTGCCTCTAAATATGAGCCGCCGCTTATGAATGAGCAAAAGGCTCGGATGATTAAGAAAAGGGTGAGCAGAATAAAGCAGGCTTTGGGCGAAGATGGCATTTTAGGAAGCTGGACTCCTCACGGGCCGTTTAACAATTCTTCCCTTCTTACAAACCATGAGCAGCTCTACAGCTTGTTTATTGTTGATTACGAATTTTATGAGAAGCTGATGAATTTCGCTATGAACAGAATTGTCGATTACACGCGTGCTATCGACAATGCAGGGGTTGATGTTCACTGCGTGGGCGGGAATGTACCAGGCGGCTTCCTTGGCAAGAAATGTTATGATGAGTATGTCCTGCCTTTCGAGAAAAAATATATAGACTTCGTTCAGGCAAACGGCACCCCCGCAATGTATCACAACTGCGGTGAGATTATGAATCTGGTCGAGTCTTACAAGCACCTCGGAGCAAAAATAATTGAACCGTTCTCCCCGCCTCCTTTAGGTGATGCTGATTTGAAGAAAGCAAAAGAAATCGTTAACGGGGATTATGTAATGCTGGCAGGAGTTGATCAGGTAAATGTCCTGCAGAAAGGCAGCGTTGAGGATGTTAAAAGAATAACTGAAGAAACAATAAGGATAGGAAAACCAGGCGGTAAATTTATCCTTCAGTCAGCTGATTTTCTCGAATACGGTACACCAATGGAGAACCTTGAGGCTTATGTACAAACTGCATTGCAGTTTGCTGATTATTGA
- a CDS encoding sugar porter family MFS transporter, translating to MEERNYNFKYVMLICIVASLGGFLFGFDISVISGTLSYLEGMFDLSGTSKGLVVASAIFGCVFGAGGIGKISDTIGRKKSLFLACLLLIISAIGSGWSNSISWFVFYRFIGGVGVGAASGVAPIYIAEVAPTKIRGGLVAFYQLAIVVGLSAAYVSNYFIELNTAEDSWRWMFTAEAVPGGLFLATLFFIPETPRFLVKIGKTAKAGSVLCKIENEQYASKEIENIKKTLAHVRKGSLKDLLEPRLLRIVIIGALLGVFSQISGVNAVLFYAPQIFEATGIEFSASLLQSTFIGLVFIIFSFIPLLLVDKAGRKKILLIGMACMAGSLAVISTFFVMDKTNSFGILIAVLCYVAAYAGSIASVTWIVLSEIFPNRIRAEAMAVANLCLWSANTLLTLTFPILEEKYGIQTPFIAYTVICVIIFFFVLYYIPETKGKSLEEIEEELVGIK from the coding sequence ATGGAAGAAAGAAACTATAATTTCAAATATGTTATGCTTATCTGCATAGTGGCTTCCTTGGGCGGATTTCTTTTCGGTTTTGACATTTCTGTAATTTCAGGCACTTTGTCTTATCTGGAGGGCATGTTTGATCTTTCAGGCACTTCTAAGGGCTTAGTAGTTGCGAGTGCTATATTTGGATGTGTATTTGGAGCAGGTGGGATAGGAAAAATATCCGATACAATCGGACGTAAAAAGTCTCTCTTTTTGGCGTGTCTGCTTCTTATAATCTCTGCAATCGGTTCCGGCTGGTCGAACAGCATCAGCTGGTTTGTTTTCTACCGGTTTATAGGCGGTGTAGGTGTCGGAGCTGCCTCCGGCGTAGCCCCGATTTATATTGCCGAAGTAGCGCCTACAAAGATTCGAGGCGGGCTTGTGGCCTTTTATCAGCTTGCAATTGTGGTGGGCCTTTCAGCGGCGTATGTATCAAACTATTTTATAGAATTGAATACAGCAGAGGATTCATGGCGTTGGATGTTTACAGCAGAAGCAGTGCCAGGCGGCCTCTTTCTGGCAACGCTTTTCTTCATACCTGAAACGCCTCGTTTTCTCGTTAAAATCGGCAAAACTGCAAAGGCAGGCAGTGTTTTATGCAAAATTGAAAACGAGCAATACGCCTCTAAGGAAATTGAAAATATCAAGAAGACCCTCGCTCACGTAAGAAAGGGAAGCTTGAAAGACCTCTTAGAGCCACGTTTGCTCAGGATAGTTATTATCGGAGCTCTTTTAGGCGTTTTTTCGCAGATTTCAGGCGTGAATGCTGTATTGTTTTATGCACCTCAAATTTTCGAAGCCACAGGCATTGAATTCAGCGCTTCTTTGCTTCAGTCAACATTCATCGGTTTGGTATTTATAATTTTCTCATTTATTCCTCTTCTGCTGGTTGATAAAGCAGGCCGCAAAAAAATACTGCTTATAGGTATGGCATGCATGGCAGGATCGCTGGCAGTGATAAGTACCTTTTTCGTGATGGATAAGACTAACAGTTTTGGAATATTGATAGCAGTTCTTTGCTATGTGGCCGCTTACGCCGGCTCTATTGCAAGCGTAACATGGATTGTTTTATCCGAGATATTTCCAAACCGTATCAGAGCAGAAGCAATGGCTGTTGCTAATCTTTGCCTTTGGTCTGCCAACACTTTACTTACCCTTACATTCCCCATACTTGAAGAAAAATACGGAATACAAACTCCGTTCATAGCTTACACAGTAATTTGCGTAATCATATTCTTCTTTGTGCTCTATTACATCCCGGAAACAAAAGGCAAATCGCTTGAAGAGATTGAAGAAGAGCTGGTCGGCATAAAGTAA
- a CDS encoding alpha-galactosidase, with amino-acid sequence MRFINQFSAALLITYLCVGLSAYAEEMNKTYLSDLNTEFVVQGWGNPGVDQSLQDDSPLSIKGREFEKGIATHAVSYISIDLKKDARRFHAFVGIDDSSGDKGSSAFVVKGDGRTLYKSGVIKGGEKAEELNIDVEGINTLTLHVTDGGDEFYNDHADWADAWIEYKTQKPEMIPYRADRLYGISGWEGSSDYKIAKPVKLPFVKPFEGDITDYVILTFTSTWGDEYRIQTERLSEQGFSHLEKSGQSCGTMKPFVMLLNTKTKEGFAVFLAYSGNWSMEIKQPTDSPVKLTVESSPGCLPELASVSGLPIPGALISEFKGHWDYGTLPIRRFIRKNLLRDLGDNWPVVQYNEYFDNKGNFNEQNLLEKAEIAASLGCELFVIDAGWYGSNHPWRNSIGDWFVNKDKLPNGLEPVAEAVRDMGMKFGVWVSMECISKNSELIRKHPDWVMIDRRIVEEPVPADPRDWKIADLDEYWHDVGPIINLNLGKADALKHQKKVIEWLMNSYDLDYIKMDFNVASSTGSELYSGKQDPLYGHYEGLIELWQFMRNNYPDLVIENCSSGSKRADVMTSAFTDTHWSSDEVDNLANLAINFGSTYLFPPEMCSDWTTYPEDKEHMDVLDVPSRFTVNMMGHFGLSGEIEQWSSSTKDTARERIEYFKKYRHIIRNSEVYHLTSQIDVNNPNSSVAVQFADKTNDKSMVFAYQGNAPEMKKTIRLRTLSPQKEYKVSMPESLGGKTLKIKGEKLLEEGLQLKFAEKGCSGIIQIKRNY; translated from the coding sequence ATGAGATTTATCAATCAATTTTCAGCAGCACTTCTGATTACTTATCTGTGTGTTGGTTTGTCTGCTTATGCAGAAGAAATGAATAAAACCTACCTCTCTGATTTAAACACTGAATTCGTTGTTCAGGGCTGGGGCAATCCTGGAGTCGATCAGTCTCTTCAAGATGATTCCCCGCTCTCAATAAAAGGCAGGGAATTTGAAAAGGGCATAGCAACTCATGCAGTAAGCTATATCAGCATAGACCTGAAAAAAGATGCACGCAGATTTCATGCTTTTGTGGGGATTGATGACAGTTCCGGTGATAAAGGAAGCAGCGCATTTGTTGTTAAAGGTGATGGAAGAACTCTCTACAAAAGCGGTGTAATTAAAGGCGGAGAAAAAGCTGAAGAACTAAATATTGATGTTGAAGGAATCAACACTCTAACTCTCCATGTTACTGATGGAGGAGATGAGTTTTATAACGACCATGCCGACTGGGCAGATGCATGGATTGAATATAAAACCCAGAAGCCCGAGATGATACCCTACCGTGCTGACCGGTTGTATGGAATAAGCGGCTGGGAAGGAAGTTCAGATTATAAAATTGCCAAGCCGGTTAAGCTCCCCTTTGTAAAACCGTTTGAAGGGGATATTACCGATTACGTAATCCTTACCTTCACAAGCACTTGGGGGGATGAATATCGTATTCAAACAGAAAGGCTTTCTGAGCAGGGTTTCAGCCATCTGGAAAAGAGCGGCCAGAGCTGCGGTACGATGAAACCTTTTGTTATGCTTCTTAACACGAAGACTAAAGAAGGCTTCGCTGTATTCCTTGCTTACAGCGGAAACTGGTCTATGGAAATAAAGCAGCCTACAGACAGCCCTGTTAAGCTTACTGTCGAATCCTCGCCGGGTTGTCTTCCTGAACTGGCCAGCGTTTCCGGCCTACCCATCCCCGGAGCTCTGATAAGCGAGTTCAAAGGGCATTGGGATTACGGCACGCTCCCAATAAGAAGATTTATCAGAAAGAATCTTCTCAGAGATTTAGGCGATAATTGGCCTGTCGTTCAGTATAATGAATATTTCGACAACAAAGGCAATTTCAATGAGCAGAATCTGCTCGAAAAGGCCGAGATAGCGGCAAGTCTTGGTTGCGAGCTGTTTGTGATTGATGCAGGCTGGTACGGCAGCAATCACCCTTGGAGAAATTCCATTGGGGACTGGTTCGTCAATAAAGATAAGCTCCCCAACGGTCTCGAGCCTGTGGCTGAGGCCGTAAGAGATATGGGTATGAAATTCGGCGTATGGGTGTCTATGGAATGTATCAGCAAGAATTCCGAGCTTATACGCAAACATCCGGATTGGGTAATGATTGACAGACGCATTGTCGAGGAGCCGGTGCCGGCTGACCCGCGGGATTGGAAAATAGCAGACCTTGATGAATACTGGCACGATGTCGGGCCTATTATAAATCTCAATCTCGGAAAAGCTGACGCTCTGAAGCATCAGAAAAAAGTTATTGAATGGCTGATGAACAGCTATGACTTAGATTATATAAAAATGGACTTCAATGTCGCATCCTCTACAGGCAGTGAGCTTTATTCAGGGAAGCAAGACCCGCTCTACGGGCACTATGAGGGGCTGATTGAGCTTTGGCAGTTTATGAGAAATAACTACCCCGACCTCGTAATAGAAAACTGCAGCAGCGGTTCTAAGCGTGCGGATGTAATGACTTCCGCATTTACTGATACTCACTGGAGTTCGGATGAAGTGGATAACCTTGCCAATCTTGCGATAAATTTCGGTTCGACATATCTCTTCCCGCCTGAAATGTGCAGCGACTGGACAACCTACCCTGAAGATAAGGAACATATGGATGTTCTTGATGTCCCCTCAAGGTTTACCGTTAATATGATGGGGCACTTCGGCCTTTCCGGCGAGATTGAACAGTGGTCCAGCAGCACAAAAGATACTGCAAGAGAAAGAATTGAATATTTCAAAAAGTACCGTCATATAATTAGAAATTCTGAAGTGTATCACCTCACTTCGCAGATAGACGTCAACAATCCTAACTCTTCAGTTGCGGTTCAGTTTGCCGATAAGACCAATGATAAGTCTATGGTATTCGCCTATCAGGGTAATGCTCCGGAAATGAAGAAAACAATTCGCCTGAGGACTTTGTCTCCGCAGAAAGAATATAAGGTTAGTATGCCCGAAAGTCTCGGCGGAAAAACGCTGAAAATAAAAGGCGAAAAGCTTCTGGAAGAAGGCCTTCAGCTGAAGTTCGCTGAAAAGGGCTGTTCCGGCATTATTCAAATTAAAAGAAACTACTAA
- a CDS encoding PEP-CTERM sorting domain-containing protein: MLKHKLINGVLFVSVLLLTSQSFAALILEDDMDDWGPWYSSTGGISKVNFGSNDTAFHMSSWESDFRYAHMLRTTEETILAEKEYEVSFGIVGHQVAEEGSTLAKSTKLQLYFWDESSNTSIVQESVDPVYEEWPPTSDPFPMITVSFNTYGTNNADAVGNYLGFKIMGNYDASQTVDTVKVSEVPEPATLALLGSGCAVFMRRRKNA, from the coding sequence ATGTTAAAGCACAAATTAATTAATGGGGTTCTATTTGTTTCAGTTCTTCTCTTAACATCCCAGTCTTTTGCGGCGCTGATTTTGGAAGACGACATGGATGATTGGGGCCCGTGGTATTCCAGTACAGGAGGAATAAGCAAGGTAAATTTTGGAAGCAACGACACTGCCTTCCACATGAGCAGTTGGGAGTCTGATTTCAGATATGCTCATATGTTGCGAACCACTGAAGAAACTATCCTCGCAGAAAAAGAGTATGAAGTAAGCTTCGGAATAGTAGGTCATCAGGTGGCTGAAGAAGGTTCAACCCTTGCAAAATCAACAAAACTTCAATTGTACTTTTGGGATGAAAGCAGCAATACCTCTATTGTGCAGGAAAGCGTAGATCCTGTATATGAAGAATGGCCGCCAACCAGCGACCCGTTTCCTATGATTACAGTTTCATTCAATACATACGGCACTAATAATGCAGACGCTGTAGGAAACTACCTTGGGTTTAAGATTATGGGTAATTATGATGCCAGCCAAACTGTTGACACAGTTAAGGTTTCTGAGGTTCCAGAGCCTGCAACTCTCGCCTTGCTTGGTTCCGGCTGTGCTGTATTTATGAGAAGAAGGAAAAATGCTTAA
- a CDS encoding LamG-like jellyroll fold domain-containing protein, translated as MRLKLILSLVAGLLVSYSSAEIVFTDDMDSLVPWELITDGMDTTETGDGTAIRMSSWWASGGYSQMAQNTKLTIQPNAQYNIIIGAEGHKESGDPNDPAKAFGVNVWSVQDNLWWDYFIQQDVAPVFNWPATEEPYDTYTVSFNSSDHSDFVGQKLGIDIWTKWWNNFSADWIAIEYSGDAPLVKTQPQDVVAEENETVQFIVEASSATAANYEWKKSADAEIDSGDTVVGTNSNTLTVTANAANEGWYYCVVSNSSSETDTSIPAGLWLKQEVANWKFNNDLTDSSGSWDAQLDGIDFVDSGQQGFDSNAIEGDYSVSLQGDSNAYLTVPGSEDYFNSYVQGVTVNAWVNTSDPNWAGIVAKQDRAIAEFDRRDWSGWILSASSSGYPSFSVRGTGGAASVEGDERTVYDGQWHMLTGVYDNAADEVRLYIDGELSNSVSVEDIAPDKSKQPVNIGIADSYELHNATNPYKGLIDDVSIYSYPLTAGDVALKYVELVPEAKICVEEIPMDFTDDCKVGFEDFVHFAAQWMECNLYPVEKCFE; from the coding sequence ATGAGACTCAAATTAATTTTATCGTTAGTCGCAGGGCTGCTGGTTTCGTATTCATCAGCAGAAATTGTCTTTACCGATGATATGGACAGCCTGGTTCCTTGGGAGCTGATTACAGACGGAATGGACACTACTGAAACCGGAGACGGTACGGCTATTCGCATGAGCAGCTGGTGGGCTTCCGGCGGATATTCACAGATGGCTCAGAATACAAAGTTGACGATCCAGCCGAATGCTCAGTACAACATTATTATTGGTGCTGAGGGGCATAAAGAATCAGGGGATCCAAACGATCCCGCAAAAGCCTTTGGAGTGAATGTCTGGAGCGTGCAGGATAATCTCTGGTGGGATTATTTCATACAGCAGGATGTTGCTCCTGTGTTTAATTGGCCGGCAACTGAAGAGCCCTATGACACATACACTGTATCATTCAACAGCAGCGACCACTCAGATTTCGTAGGGCAGAAATTGGGAATTGATATCTGGACTAAATGGTGGAACAACTTCAGCGCAGACTGGATCGCAATAGAATATTCCGGCGATGCACCTCTGGTTAAAACTCAGCCTCAAGACGTTGTCGCCGAAGAAAACGAAACTGTTCAGTTCATTGTTGAAGCCTCTTCTGCTACTGCCGCAAATTATGAATGGAAGAAATCAGCCGATGCTGAGATTGACAGCGGCGATACAGTGGTTGGAACTAATTCTAACACGCTGACAGTAACCGCAAATGCCGCTAATGAAGGCTGGTACTACTGCGTTGTTTCAAATTCCAGCAGTGAAACCGATACATCAATTCCAGCAGGGCTTTGGCTTAAGCAGGAAGTTGCCAACTGGAAATTCAACAACGACCTGACTGATTCTTCAGGCAGCTGGGATGCCCAGTTAGACGGTATCGATTTTGTGGATTCAGGCCAGCAGGGCTTTGATTCTAATGCCATTGAAGGAGATTATTCTGTAAGCCTGCAAGGCGATTCTAATGCTTACCTTACTGTTCCGGGTTCAGAAGATTATTTCAATTCGTACGTTCAAGGTGTTACTGTTAACGCTTGGGTTAACACTTCCGACCCGAACTGGGCAGGCATTGTAGCCAAGCAGGACAGAGCCATTGCAGAGTTCGACCGCAGAGACTGGAGCGGTTGGATCTTGTCAGCATCTTCAAGCGGCTACCCAAGCTTTTCTGTACGCGGTACCGGCGGCGCAGCAAGTGTTGAGGGAGACGAAAGAACTGTTTATGACGGACAGTGGCATATGCTCACAGGTGTTTACGACAACGCAGCAGATGAAGTTAGGCTGTATATTGATGGTGAGCTCAGTAATTCTGTTTCAGTTGAAGATATAGCGCCGGATAAGTCGAAACAGCCTGTCAATATTGGTATAGCAGATTCATACGAATTGCATAATGCAACAAATCCATATAAGGGATTGATTGACGATGTCAGCATTTACAGCTATCCGCTTACAGCGGGTGATGTTGCCCTCAAATATGTTGAGCTTGTTCCTGAGGCAAAAATATGTGTTGAAGAAATTCCTATGGATTTCACAGACGACTGCAAAGTTGGATTTGAAGATTTTGTTCACTTTGCGGCTCAATGGATGGAGTGTAATCTCTATCCAGTTGAAAAGTGCTTTGAATAA
- a CDS encoding uroporphyrinogen decarboxylase family protein produces MDTHQKTLTSRQRLLETLNHRQPDRVCVDFGAGGQTGMGAGAVYRLRKAVLGEDDNYRVKIIEPYQMLGEVDEPLRKALGIDVAGVDAPNTLFGFPNEGWKPFDMHDGTPTLVPEKFNYTIDDDGAVLLYPQGDKSVAPCAKMPTHSYFFDSIIRQEPIDENNLNPEDNCEDFALLSQKEVDYYASKAKSLYDNTEYGVYITLPAVGFGDIAVVPGPYLKRPKGIRDISEWYMSTVLRPDYVQKVFEKQCEVALKNIEMLAEAVGDYAQVAFVSGTDFGAQNSLFVSPKTYRDLYKPFHIAVNKKIHELTNWKTFIHTCGSVFELVPDLIEAGFDILNPVQTSAANMNPRSLKNEFGNDIVFWGGGIDTQSILPFGSPDDVRKEVNEKIEIFNDGGGFVFASIHNVQSNVPLENMLAVFEALKQNGVDVQI; encoded by the coding sequence TTGGATACACACCAGAAAACTTTAACCTCACGCCAGAGATTACTGGAAACATTGAATCATCGCCAGCCGGACCGCGTTTGCGTTGATTTTGGCGCAGGCGGTCAAACCGGAATGGGAGCAGGGGCGGTTTACAGGCTAAGGAAAGCTGTTCTCGGTGAGGACGATAATTATCGTGTTAAAATAATAGAGCCTTATCAGATGCTCGGGGAAGTAGATGAGCCGCTCAGAAAAGCTCTCGGTATAGATGTCGCAGGCGTAGATGCCCCTAACACTTTATTTGGATTCCCGAATGAAGGATGGAAGCCTTTCGATATGCACGACGGAACGCCGACCCTTGTACCTGAAAAATTTAATTATACCATCGATGATGACGGTGCAGTGCTGCTGTATCCGCAGGGCGATAAAAGCGTTGCTCCTTGCGCAAAAATGCCTACTCACAGCTATTTTTTTGATTCGATTATTCGCCAGGAACCGATTGACGAAAACAATCTCAATCCTGAAGATAATTGCGAAGATTTTGCCCTGCTTTCTCAAAAGGAGGTTGACTATTATGCCTCAAAGGCCAAAAGCTTATACGATAATACAGAATATGGTGTATATATAACTCTGCCGGCAGTGGGATTCGGAGATATAGCGGTGGTTCCCGGGCCTTACCTTAAAAGGCCCAAGGGAATTCGGGACATTTCCGAATGGTATATGTCCACGGTTTTAAGGCCGGATTATGTTCAAAAGGTTTTCGAAAAGCAGTGTGAAGTTGCTTTGAAAAATATTGAGATGCTTGCTGAAGCTGTTGGTGATTATGCTCAGGTGGCCTTTGTAAGCGGCACTGATTTCGGCGCACAAAACTCGCTGTTCGTTTCTCCAAAAACATACCGAGATTTGTATAAGCCTTTTCATATAGCTGTGAACAAAAAGATCCACGAGCTTACTAACTGGAAAACTTTCATCCATACCTGCGGTTCTGTCTTTGAACTGGTGCCGGATCTGATTGAGGCCGGCTTTGATATTTTGAATCCTGTTCAAACCTCTGCTGCAAATATGAATCCCAGAAGCCTGAAGAATGAATTCGGCAATGATATTGTCTTTTGGGGCGGCGGGATAGACACCCAAAGCATACTTCCCTTTGGTTCGCCTGATGATGTTCGTAAGGAAGTAAACGAAAAGATTGAAATATTCAATGACGGCGGCGGGTTCGTTTTTGCCAGCATTCATAACGTGCAGAGTAATGTGCCGCTGGAAAATATGCTCGCAGTTTTTGAAGCACTGAAACAAAACGGCGTGGATGTTCAAATTTAG